A genomic window from Triticum urartu cultivar G1812 chromosome 7, Tu2.1, whole genome shotgun sequence includes:
- the LOC125522467 gene encoding protein G1-like2 — protein sequence MQGAPVDSPGPAEAAARPSRYESQKRRDWHTFGQYLRNPRPPLELSRCSGAHVLEFLRYLDQFGKTKVHAAGCPFFGHPSPPAPCPCPLRQAWGSLDALVGRLRAAFEEHGGRPEANPFGARAVRLYLREVRDSQAKARGIAYEKKRRKRPPPSSSQKAAKAAPSPPPPASTHVAAPPPESAPEVLVARAVPAQGHYFIPHPQHYMHAHFLMPGGHEADAAVPSSSSGNSNGHSNGHSSGTGDEMAMAMAAAAEAHAAGCMLPLSVFN from the coding sequence ATGCAGGGAGCGCCGGTGGACAGCCCGGGGCCGGCGGAGGCGGCTGCGCGGCCGAGCCGGTACGAGTCGCAGAAGCGTCGGGACTGGCACACGTTCGGGCAGTACCTGCGCAACCCCCGCCCGCCGCTGGAGCTCTCGCGGTGCAGCGGCGCCCACGTCCTCGAGTTCCTCAGGTACCTCGACCAGTTCGGCAAGACAAAGGTGCACGCCGCGGGCTGCCCCTTCTTCGGCCACCCTTCCCCGCCGGCGCCGTGCCCGTGCCCGCTCCGCCAGGCCTGGGGCAGCCTGGACGCGCTCGTCGGCCGCCTGCGCGCCGCCTTCGAGGAGCACGGCGGGCGGCCCGAGGCCAACCCGTTCGGCGCGCGCGCCGTCCGCCTCTACCTCCGCGAGGTGCGCGACTCCCAGGCGAAGGCCCGCGGCATCGCCTACGAGAAGAAGCGCCGGAAGcgcccgccgccgtcgtcgtcccAGAAGGCGGCCAAGGCCGccccgtccccccccccccccgcctctaCCCATGTAGCAGCGCCCCCCCCAGAGAGCGCGCCGGAGGTCCTCGTCGCGCGGGCCGTGCCGGCGCAGGGGCACTACTTCATCCCGCACCCGCAGCACTACATGCACGCGCATTTCCTGATGCCAGGCGGCCACGAGGCGGACGCCGCCGTCCCGAGCAGCTCCAGCGGCAACAGCAACGGCCACAGCAATGGCCACAGCAGCGGCACCGGCGATGAGATGGCCATGGCgatggcggcggcagc